Proteins encoded together in one Rhizobacter sp. J219 window:
- a CDS encoding quinone oxidoreductase, protein MSTLLRPAVLAHRHGGPEVLEYTDIEVPPPGPGELRIVQHAIGLNYADVYQRQGAHGPHGTTQFPVVLGSQGAGVVEAVGAGVQGFEVGHAVAYVHPGAYAAMRCVPASRTLLLPAGLTLETAAATLLRGMTAEYLLHRLYAVQHGDRVLVHAAAGGMGTLLCAWARALGAEVIGTVGSEAKREVALAHGCHHVIDYRRENFVERVREITHGAGVAVVYDAVGKDVFLPSLDCLQTRGMAINFGTASGDVEAFDLQRLHAKSLTVCRPTLRSFIATREELQHSASVFAAAVRKGAVEAEVSRRYALREVQQAHRELESRLTTGAAILVP, encoded by the coding sequence ATGAGCACGCTGCTGCGTCCTGCTGTCCTCGCCCACCGGCACGGCGGCCCCGAAGTGCTGGAGTACACCGACATCGAGGTGCCGCCGCCCGGCCCGGGCGAGTTGCGCATTGTTCAGCACGCCATCGGCCTCAACTACGCGGATGTCTACCAACGCCAGGGCGCACACGGGCCGCATGGCACCACCCAATTTCCGGTCGTATTGGGCTCGCAGGGGGCGGGCGTGGTCGAGGCGGTGGGTGCGGGGGTGCAAGGCTTCGAGGTCGGCCATGCCGTGGCCTACGTGCACCCGGGCGCGTATGCGGCCATGCGCTGCGTGCCGGCCAGCCGCACGCTGCTGCTGCCGGCGGGCCTGACGCTTGAAACCGCCGCCGCCACCCTGCTGCGAGGCATGACGGCCGAGTACCTCCTGCACCGCCTCTACGCCGTGCAGCATGGCGACCGGGTGCTGGTGCACGCCGCCGCCGGCGGCATGGGCACCCTCCTGTGCGCCTGGGCGCGGGCGCTGGGTGCCGAGGTGATCGGCACCGTGGGTTCCGAGGCCAAGCGCGAGGTCGCGCTCGCGCACGGATGCCACCACGTGATCGACTACCGTCGCGAGAACTTCGTCGAGCGCGTGCGCGAGATCACCCACGGCGCCGGCGTGGCCGTGGTCTACGACGCGGTCGGCAAAGACGTGTTCCTGCCCTCGCTCGACTGCCTGCAGACCCGCGGCATGGCGATCAACTTCGGCACCGCCTCGGGTGACGTCGAGGCCTTCGACCTGCAGCGGCTGCATGCCAAGTCGCTCACCGTGTGCCGCCCCACCCTGCGCAGCTTCATCGCCACGCGCGAAGAGCTGCAGCACTCGGCCTCGGTCTTCGCCGCCGCCGTGCGCAAGGGCGCCGTCGAGGCCGAGGTCAGCCGCCGCTATGCGCTGCGCGAGGTGCAGCAGGCCCACCGCGAACTCGAAAGCCGGCTGACCACCGGCGCCGCGATCCTCGTGCCGTGA
- a CDS encoding tripartite tricarboxylate transporter permease, with translation MGIWEQLLGGFASAGTPINLLWAFVGCALGTAIGVLPGLGPAVTVAMLLPITTQVEPTASMIFFAGIYYGAMYGGSTTSILLNTPGETGTMVTALEGFKMAKSGRAGAALATAAIGSFVAGTLATVMVTLFAPVMADFGVKLGPPEYFCLMLLAFTTVGAVLGKSALRGMTALFLGLAFGLVGLDQITGQVRYTAGVPEFLDGIEVVLVAVGLFAVGEALYTVLYEGRSQPSLNRMNRVHMTRREWRRSWPAWLRGTAIGFPFGVVPAGGSEIPTFLSYATERKLSKDQAEFGTTGAIEGVAGPEAANNAAVTATLVPLLTLGIPTSVTAAILLSALQNYGIQVGPQLFQNSSALVWALIASLYIGNVMLLVLNLPLVGLWVKLLKIPRPQLYAGILIFATVGVYGMRQSAFDLVLMFGIGLLGVLMRRFDFPTAPVIVGMILGPLAEAQMRNALSIGEGHWSVFLQRPISVALLACVVAVLVLPRLMSLLARRAAAVRPA, from the coding sequence ATGGGCATTTGGGAGCAGCTGCTCGGCGGATTCGCCTCCGCCGGCACACCGATCAATCTCTTGTGGGCCTTCGTGGGCTGCGCACTCGGCACTGCGATCGGCGTGCTGCCGGGGCTCGGCCCGGCGGTGACGGTGGCGATGCTGCTGCCGATCACGACCCAGGTCGAGCCGACGGCGTCGATGATCTTCTTCGCCGGCATCTACTACGGCGCGATGTATGGCGGCTCGACCACCTCGATCCTGCTCAACACGCCGGGCGAGACGGGCACCATGGTGACCGCGCTCGAAGGCTTCAAGATGGCCAAGAGCGGCCGCGCCGGTGCGGCGCTCGCCACGGCGGCGATCGGCTCCTTCGTGGCGGGCACGCTGGCCACCGTGATGGTCACGCTCTTCGCCCCGGTGATGGCCGACTTCGGCGTGAAGCTCGGGCCGCCCGAGTACTTCTGCCTGATGCTGCTGGCCTTCACCACGGTGGGCGCGGTGCTCGGCAAGAGTGCGCTGCGCGGCATGACCGCGCTCTTCCTCGGCCTGGCCTTCGGCCTGGTGGGGCTCGACCAGATCACCGGCCAGGTGCGCTACACCGCGGGGGTGCCCGAATTCCTCGACGGCATCGAGGTCGTGCTGGTGGCCGTGGGCCTCTTCGCCGTCGGCGAGGCGCTCTACACCGTGCTCTACGAGGGGCGCTCGCAACCTTCGCTCAACCGCATGAACCGCGTCCACATGACGCGCCGCGAGTGGCGCCGCTCATGGCCGGCGTGGCTGCGTGGCACGGCGATCGGCTTCCCGTTCGGCGTGGTGCCGGCGGGCGGCTCGGAGATCCCCACCTTCCTCAGCTATGCCACCGAGCGCAAGCTCTCGAAGGACCAGGCCGAGTTCGGCACGACCGGTGCGATCGAAGGTGTGGCCGGCCCCGAGGCGGCCAACAACGCCGCCGTCACGGCCACGCTCGTGCCGCTGCTGACGCTCGGCATTCCGACCTCGGTGACGGCCGCCATCCTGCTGAGTGCCTTGCAGAACTACGGCATCCAGGTCGGGCCGCAGCTCTTCCAGAATTCATCGGCGCTGGTGTGGGCGCTGATCGCGTCGCTCTACATCGGCAACGTGATGCTGCTGGTGCTCAACCTGCCGCTGGTCGGCCTGTGGGTGAAGCTCCTGAAGATCCCGCGCCCGCAGCTGTATGCCGGCATCCTCATCTTCGCGACGGTCGGCGTCTACGGCATGCGGCAGAGCGCCTTCGACCTGGTGCTGATGTTCGGCATCGGCCTGCTGGGGGTGCTGATGCGGCGCTTCGACTTTCCCACCGCGCCGGTGATCGTCGGCATGATCCTCGGGCCGCTGGCAGAAGCGCAGATGCGCAATGCCCTGTCGATCGGCGAAGGGCACTGGTCGGTCTTCCTGCAGCGGCCGATCTCAGTGGCGCTTCTGGCGTGCGTGGTGGCGGTGCTGGTGTTGCCGCGGCTGATGAGCCTGCTTGCGCGGCGGGCGGCCGCGGTGCGGCCGGCCTGA